One window of Vitis riparia cultivar Riparia Gloire de Montpellier isolate 1030 chromosome 5, EGFV_Vit.rip_1.0, whole genome shotgun sequence genomic DNA carries:
- the LOC117914080 gene encoding transcription factor FAMA isoform X2 has product MDKEENYSAALPASFTGLDYTLNQQQQQEQLMKPRMGESSDDNNHGVVDYMLSNPQHQQLTSSGFCSSSFDKLSFADVMQFADFGPKLALNQTKVSEEETGIDPVYFLKFPVLNDKLQDHDSLMVPQPVVGGEERYEEARIVEEIGEGEDEEENTSVQLQFLGENLQKNTVMDAKNKRKRPRTVKTSEEVESQRMTHIAVERNRRKQMNEHLRVLRSLMPSSYVQRGDQASIIGGAIEFVRELEQLLQCLESQKRRRLFGDAPRQMGDSSSLAIQQPQQPPFFPPLPLPNDQINFGTGLREETAENKSCLADVEVRLLGFDAMIKILSRRRPGQLIKTIAALEDLQLNILHTNITTIEQTVLYSFNVKIASESRFTAEDIAGSVQQILSFIHANSSI; this is encoded by the exons ATGGATAAAGAAGAAAACTACTCG GCGGCGTTGCCGGCGAGTTTTACTGGCCTGGATTATACTCTAAATCAGCAACAACAGCAGGAACAGCTCATGAAGCCTCGAATGGGTGAAAGTTCTGATGATAATAACCATGGAGTGGTGGATTACATGTTGAGCAATCCTCAACATCAACAGCTAACGTCATCAGGGTTTTGCAGTTCTTCTTTCGATAAACTAAGCTTTGCTGATGTGATGCAATTTGCAGATTTTGGCCCCAAGTTGGCCTTAAATCAGACCAAGGTTTCTGAAGAAGAAACTGGGATCGATCCCGTTTACTTCCTTAAGTTTCCGGTTTTGAACGATAAGTTGCAGGATCATGATTCTCTTATGGTTCCTCAACCTGTCGTAGGAGGCGAAGAGAGGTATGAGGAGGCGAGAATTGTGGAAGAAATTGGGGAAGGtgaggatgaagaagaaaataccTCGGTGCAACTCCAGTTTCTGGGAGAAAATCTGCAGAAAAACACAGTAATGGATGCCAAAAACAAACGAAAGAGACCAAGGACCGTCAAGACAAGCGAAGAAGTTGAGAGCCAGCGGATGACTCATATCGCAGTAGAAAGAAACAGAAGGAAGCAAATGAATGAGCATCTTCGAGTCTTGAGGTCTCTCATGCCCAGCTCATACGTACAAAGG GGAGATCAAGCATCCATTATTGGTGGAGCAATCGAGTTTGTTCGAGAGTTGGAGCAGCTTCTCCAATGCTTGGAATCTCAGAAGCGGCGAAGGCTATTCGGGGATGCCCCCAGACAGATGGGAGATTCATCATCGCTTGCAATTCAACAGCCACAACAACCGCCATTCTTTCCTCCTTTGCCTCTCCCCAATGATCAAATCAATTTTGGTACCGGACTGCGAGAGGAAACAGCTGAGAACAAGTCTTGCTTGGCCGACGTAGAAGTGAGGCTGTTAGGGTTTGATGCCATGATCAAGATCCTCTCTAGACGAAGGCCAGGCCAACTCATTAAGACCATTGCAGCCCTAGAAGACTTGCAGCTCAACATCCTCCACACCAACATCACTACCATCGAACAAACTGTCCTTTATTCCTTCAACGTCAAg ATTGCCAGCGAGTCCAGATTCACCGCGGAAGACATAGCGGGCTCCGTTCAACAGATCCTCAGTTTTATTCATGCAAACAGCAGCATATGA
- the LOC117914080 gene encoding transcription factor FAMA isoform X1 yields MLFHAIPQLFQAALPASFTGLDYTLNQQQQQEQLMKPRMGESSDDNNHGVVDYMLSNPQHQQLTSSGFCSSSFDKLSFADVMQFADFGPKLALNQTKVSEEETGIDPVYFLKFPVLNDKLQDHDSLMVPQPVVGGEERYEEARIVEEIGEGEDEEENTSVQLQFLGENLQKNTVMDAKNKRKRPRTVKTSEEVESQRMTHIAVERNRRKQMNEHLRVLRSLMPSSYVQRGDQASIIGGAIEFVRELEQLLQCLESQKRRRLFGDAPRQMGDSSSLAIQQPQQPPFFPPLPLPNDQINFGTGLREETAENKSCLADVEVRLLGFDAMIKILSRRRPGQLIKTIAALEDLQLNILHTNITTIEQTVLYSFNVKIASESRFTAEDIAGSVQQILSFIHANSSI; encoded by the exons ATGTTGTTTCACGCAATACCTCAACTTTTTCAGGCGGCGTTGCCGGCGAGTTTTACTGGCCTGGATTATACTCTAAATCAGCAACAACAGCAGGAACAGCTCATGAAGCCTCGAATGGGTGAAAGTTCTGATGATAATAACCATGGAGTGGTGGATTACATGTTGAGCAATCCTCAACATCAACAGCTAACGTCATCAGGGTTTTGCAGTTCTTCTTTCGATAAACTAAGCTTTGCTGATGTGATGCAATTTGCAGATTTTGGCCCCAAGTTGGCCTTAAATCAGACCAAGGTTTCTGAAGAAGAAACTGGGATCGATCCCGTTTACTTCCTTAAGTTTCCGGTTTTGAACGATAAGTTGCAGGATCATGATTCTCTTATGGTTCCTCAACCTGTCGTAGGAGGCGAAGAGAGGTATGAGGAGGCGAGAATTGTGGAAGAAATTGGGGAAGGtgaggatgaagaagaaaataccTCGGTGCAACTCCAGTTTCTGGGAGAAAATCTGCAGAAAAACACAGTAATGGATGCCAAAAACAAACGAAAGAGACCAAGGACCGTCAAGACAAGCGAAGAAGTTGAGAGCCAGCGGATGACTCATATCGCAGTAGAAAGAAACAGAAGGAAGCAAATGAATGAGCATCTTCGAGTCTTGAGGTCTCTCATGCCCAGCTCATACGTACAAAGG GGAGATCAAGCATCCATTATTGGTGGAGCAATCGAGTTTGTTCGAGAGTTGGAGCAGCTTCTCCAATGCTTGGAATCTCAGAAGCGGCGAAGGCTATTCGGGGATGCCCCCAGACAGATGGGAGATTCATCATCGCTTGCAATTCAACAGCCACAACAACCGCCATTCTTTCCTCCTTTGCCTCTCCCCAATGATCAAATCAATTTTGGTACCGGACTGCGAGAGGAAACAGCTGAGAACAAGTCTTGCTTGGCCGACGTAGAAGTGAGGCTGTTAGGGTTTGATGCCATGATCAAGATCCTCTCTAGACGAAGGCCAGGCCAACTCATTAAGACCATTGCAGCCCTAGAAGACTTGCAGCTCAACATCCTCCACACCAACATCACTACCATCGAACAAACTGTCCTTTATTCCTTCAACGTCAAg ATTGCCAGCGAGTCCAGATTCACCGCGGAAGACATAGCGGGCTCCGTTCAACAGATCCTCAGTTTTATTCATGCAAACAGCAGCATATGA
- the LOC117914080 gene encoding transcription factor FAMA isoform X3, whose translation MKPRMGESSDDNNHGVVDYMLSNPQHQQLTSSGFCSSSFDKLSFADVMQFADFGPKLALNQTKVSEEETGIDPVYFLKFPVLNDKLQDHDSLMVPQPVVGGEERYEEARIVEEIGEGEDEEENTSVQLQFLGENLQKNTVMDAKNKRKRPRTVKTSEEVESQRMTHIAVERNRRKQMNEHLRVLRSLMPSSYVQRGDQASIIGGAIEFVRELEQLLQCLESQKRRRLFGDAPRQMGDSSSLAIQQPQQPPFFPPLPLPNDQINFGTGLREETAENKSCLADVEVRLLGFDAMIKILSRRRPGQLIKTIAALEDLQLNILHTNITTIEQTVLYSFNVKIASESRFTAEDIAGSVQQILSFIHANSSI comes from the exons ATGAAGCCTCGAATGGGTGAAAGTTCTGATGATAATAACCATGGAGTGGTGGATTACATGTTGAGCAATCCTCAACATCAACAGCTAACGTCATCAGGGTTTTGCAGTTCTTCTTTCGATAAACTAAGCTTTGCTGATGTGATGCAATTTGCAGATTTTGGCCCCAAGTTGGCCTTAAATCAGACCAAGGTTTCTGAAGAAGAAACTGGGATCGATCCCGTTTACTTCCTTAAGTTTCCGGTTTTGAACGATAAGTTGCAGGATCATGATTCTCTTATGGTTCCTCAACCTGTCGTAGGAGGCGAAGAGAGGTATGAGGAGGCGAGAATTGTGGAAGAAATTGGGGAAGGtgaggatgaagaagaaaataccTCGGTGCAACTCCAGTTTCTGGGAGAAAATCTGCAGAAAAACACAGTAATGGATGCCAAAAACAAACGAAAGAGACCAAGGACCGTCAAGACAAGCGAAGAAGTTGAGAGCCAGCGGATGACTCATATCGCAGTAGAAAGAAACAGAAGGAAGCAAATGAATGAGCATCTTCGAGTCTTGAGGTCTCTCATGCCCAGCTCATACGTACAAAGG GGAGATCAAGCATCCATTATTGGTGGAGCAATCGAGTTTGTTCGAGAGTTGGAGCAGCTTCTCCAATGCTTGGAATCTCAGAAGCGGCGAAGGCTATTCGGGGATGCCCCCAGACAGATGGGAGATTCATCATCGCTTGCAATTCAACAGCCACAACAACCGCCATTCTTTCCTCCTTTGCCTCTCCCCAATGATCAAATCAATTTTGGTACCGGACTGCGAGAGGAAACAGCTGAGAACAAGTCTTGCTTGGCCGACGTAGAAGTGAGGCTGTTAGGGTTTGATGCCATGATCAAGATCCTCTCTAGACGAAGGCCAGGCCAACTCATTAAGACCATTGCAGCCCTAGAAGACTTGCAGCTCAACATCCTCCACACCAACATCACTACCATCGAACAAACTGTCCTTTATTCCTTCAACGTCAAg ATTGCCAGCGAGTCCAGATTCACCGCGGAAGACATAGCGGGCTCCGTTCAACAGATCCTCAGTTTTATTCATGCAAACAGCAGCATATGA